Below is a window of Lacibacter sp. H407 DNA.
AGCTTTAACTGCCTTTAGATACATATCATCATGATGCTGTTCAAGTTGAATGAATTGAATCGTAGCGGTATTTCCTTCAAATAATCCTTCCAGACATTTAAGCTCGTGCCCCTCGGTATCAATTTTAACCACGTCAATAAAATCAAGCGATTCTTCTTTTATGAATGCATTCAGGGTAATCACATCTACCTCATAAGAAGCTGCAACTACTTCTTCAGGCTTTACACCAAGTACCTTTGCCTTCATTTTCAGGTAATCAGAATCGTAATTCAATTCTTCAAACGTTGATGTTTCGTCTGTAACCGTTTCTTTTAACAGCAACTTTCCACTCTGGTTACTTACACCTTTATTAATAAGTTTTACATTTTCTAAGTGGCCGAATTTTTTCTTCAGAACCTGGTACAACCGGGGATTAGGTTTAAATGCAAAGATCTTTGCCTCAGGGAATAAATTTAGAAAGAAGCTGATGGTCTGCCCTTTGTTAGCGCCCACATCAAATATAACCGGTTTCTTAACCTCAACATGTTTACGGTAATAGTTCGAAAGCCTTGGATAAAAGATCAGCTTCTCATTAATATCGATCAGAAACTGAATAAGTTTTATACGTAATGACATAAGGAATAGTAGTGCTTAGATACGTGAACGTAATGCATTGAACATTTCTTCAAG
It encodes the following:
- a CDS encoding FkbM family methyltransferase, with amino-acid sequence MSLRIKLIQFLIDINEKLIFYPRLSNYYRKHVEVKKPVIFDVGANKGQTISFFLNLFPEAKIFAFKPNPRLYQVLKKKFGHLENVKLINKGVSNQSGKLLLKETVTDETSTFEELNYDSDYLKMKAKVLGVKPEEVVAASYEVDVITLNAFIKEESLDFIDVVKIDTEGHELKCLEGLFEGNTATIQFIQLEQHHDDMYLKAVKAEEIDLLLQNSGFVISAKIKHGFGDFEELMFKRI